A segment of the Vallitalea okinawensis genome:
GTAAAATTATCATATCCATGACACCGCTGAAATTGACGATACCTGTAATAAATACATCACCTACTTCAGGTAGATTTTTATTAACTCCTGCGCCGGGTTTTATTGTGCCTTTACCTAATCCTACATAACCTATATGCTCAATCTTACCGAGGCATGCATCGATAGCTATTATATACGGGTGATCATAATTATAATAAATGCTATCAATAACTTCATGCAGATTCTTAGCATGAACAGGTGTATCAAGGGTACCATAAACGTGTACTCCTGTATAATTGACATGATTTAATTTATGACCAATTAAAGGACCTAGACTATCACCTGTAGCTCGATCAGTACCAATACATAGGATAATAATATCGCTGTATCCATCTTTTTGTTCCATTAAAAGATTAAAAAATTGCTCGCTAAAAACGATTTGATCCGATACTTTATCTGTATCAAAAAGGCATTGTTCGCTTTTAATTGCATCTTTTATGGGATTCAAATTAA
Coding sequences within it:
- the yyaC gene encoding spore protease YyaC, with protein sequence MNPIKDAIKSEQCLFDTDKVSDQIVFSEQFFNLLMEQKDGYSDIIILCIGTDRATGDSLGPLIGHKLNHVNYTGVHVYGTLDTPVHAKNLHEVIDSIYYNYDHPYIIAIDACLGKIEHIGYVGLGKGTIKPGAGVNKNLPEVGDVFITGIVNFSGVMDMIILQNTRLSLVMKMADFIVFAIKSALWKYHKEMSIAKEEIYEAN